In the genome of Gemmatimonadales bacterium, the window GCAACTGGTAAAGGTCGATGACGTCGGTGCCGAGACGGCGGAGGCTCGCGTCGGCGGCCCGGCGCACGTACTCCGGGCGCGCGCCCTCACCTTGCCCTTGCAGCTTGCCACCGAACTTGGTGGCGATCACGACCTCTCGCCGCCGACTCCCAAGCGCCCGGCCCAGAAACTCCTCGCTCCGCGCGCCGCCGTAGATGTCCGCCGTGTCGAAAAGGGTGATGCCGGCGTCGAGCGCCGCGCGAACCACATCCGCGCTCGCCGCCTCATCGGTCCGCCAGCCGAAGTTGTTGCAGCCGAGGCCCACCGTCGAGGCCGTGAGCGAGCCGATCCTGCGGTGTTGCATGTCATCGCTCCAGATGAAGGGCCGACGCACTCCTAACCGGGAGCGCCGGGCCGCCGCGGTGATCGATGGCCGCGCGGCCGTCTGGACAGCATCGCGGCGCGGGCCATATTCCGACGTGCCCACATGATGGCCGCGATATCGGAGACGCCATGAAGCTCGCCCTCTCTCTCGCGCTCGGCGCGTTGCTCGCCGGCGGAGCGCAGGATGCCTGGTATCATCTGACACTCACCCGGCTCGACTTCCCGCCCGACTCGATCGTGACCGCCGGCATCACCCTCACGCCCGAGCCCGGCGCGATGGATGCCACCCTCGCCCTCACGACCCGGTGTCACGAGAAGGTGAGCGCCACCTATCAGGCGCGCGGCGCGGTCATCATGATCCGGCTCAAGGGGACGTCCGAAGTCCGCAACTGCCCCACGGCCGATGTCCCGGAGCTGTACCGGGCGCACTTCAAGCGCCTCAAGCCGAAGAAATACCAGGTGGTCGTCCTCAATTCCGACGATGACGACCACTGGCAGGGATGGAAGGCCGCCGTCGCAGACGTGCCGCCGGCAGAATGAGATGGGCGCGGCACGCCGCAATCGCGACCGTCTCGCCTACAACTGGCTGCGCAGAATTTCCGGCGTGAGTGTCTGCAGCCATCCCGAGAGCCGCGTGAACTGCCCGCTCACCATGAGCGCGCCCACGAACACGAGCAACGCGCCGCTCGTCCGCATGACCCAGGGCAGGAACCGCCGGAACCGCTGGAACCACGAGAGGAACGAATCCACCGCAACCGCCGCAATGAGAAAGGGCACGGCGAGCCCGGCCGAGTACACCGCGAGCAGCACGAGCCCCTGTCGCACATCGTGCTGCGTGGCCGCGAGTCCGAGGATCGCGCCCAGCACCGGCCCGATGCAGGGCGTCCATCCCGCCGCGAACGCCATGCCGATGAGACCCGAGCCGAGATAGCCCAGCGGCTTGTTCTGGACCTGAAGCCGCCGCTCCTGCTCCATGAAGGGAACGCGCACCACGCCGAGGCAGACGAGCCCGAACAGGATGATGAGCACGCCGCCCGCCCGCTGGAGCCAGAGCTGGTAGTAGCCGAGCGCGCGGCCGAGCGCGGTGGCGCTGGCGCCGAGCAGCATGAAGACGAGCGAGAAACCGGCGACGAAGAGGAGTCCATGCAGGAGCGCGGAGCGGCGCCGCTTGGACAGCTCGGGCAGGGTGAGCCCGGTGAGGAACCCGACGTACGATGGCACCAGCGGCAGGACGCAGGGCGAGAGAAAGCTCAGCAGTCCGGCCGCAAAGGCCACGAACAGACTCAGGTGTGCCGGGGATTCCATGCGGTTGGTTCGGGGCTCGAGGTGACGATCGGACCCGGATACTTGCGGGCCTCCGCCGTTGGCGCAAGGGAGCGCCGCGCCTATCTTCGTGCAGGCGGGGACTCACCCCGCGCCCTGGGCGACCCGCAACGGAGGACGACCGATGGCTGATCCACAGGGTGGCACCCTCAAGCCGGTGTCGCCGGCCCGTGTGGCGGCAGAGCTCACCAAGCTGAGTGAGATGCGGCAGAGCGGCGAGTTGGACGCGACGACGTACGACCAGCGCTTTGCCCG includes:
- a CDS encoding cytochrome c biogenesis protein CcdA — protein: MESPAHLSLFVAFAAGLLSFLSPCVLPLVPSYVGFLTGLTLPELSKRRRSALLHGLLFVAGFSLVFMLLGASATALGRALGYYQLWLQRAGGVLIILFGLVCLGVVRVPFMEQERRLQVQNKPLGYLGSGLIGMAFAAGWTPCIGPVLGAILGLAATQHDVRQGLVLLAVYSAGLAVPFLIAAVAVDSFLSWFQRFRRFLPWVMRTSGALLVFVGALMVSGQFTRLSGWLQTLTPEILRSQL